The Variovorax sp. PMC12 genome segment CCGGCGCCGCTCATCGGCCTGCCGCTCTTCTTTGCGGTGCAGATGCTGCACACCGCGCCCATCCGCCTCGGGCTGCTGCTGGTGCCGGCCACCTTCATGGCCTTCCTGGCCATGGCCTGGGGCAAGCGGGGCATCCCGATCGCCATCGCGGTGATGTTCTCGATGATCTTCTCCATGGCCACGCAGACCCCGCGCGACATGGCCGATGCCATCGAGCGCACCTGGCATTTCGGGCTGGGCGCGGGCCTCTACGTGATCTGGGCCACGCTCGCCAACCTGCTGCTCAACGGGCGCTTTCGCACCCAGTCGATGGCCGACGTGCTGTATTCACTGGCCGCGCTCATGCGCACCGAGGCCGGCCAGTTCCTGCCGCACGACGACACCCGCGACGTGCGCGACACCCCCGCGCCCGTGCTCGGCCAGCTGCTGCGCGAACAGGCCGCGCTGGCCGACCAGCTGCAGGCCACGCGCGACATCGTGCTCGAATCGCCCCGCACGCCGCGCCGCCAGCGGCTGGCCGCCATGCTGGTGATCGTGCTCGAAATGCGCGACCAGCTGCTCGCGAGCGAGCTCGACCTCGACACCCTGCGCGCCCACCCCGCGCATGCCGCGGCGCTCATCGAAATGCGCGAGGTGCTCGAAGAACTCGCCGACGAGACCATCGCGCTGGCCGATGCGCTGCTGATGCGCCGCCATCCCGCCGCCGTGGCGGACCGGCGCCCTCGGCTCGCGGCCATCCATGTGTCGGCGGACGACAGCGCCAGCACCCATGGGGGCGGCGGCCACATCGGCCCCACCGCCGCCATGCTGGCGCGCGGGCTGGCCAGCCGCATCGGCCACATCAACGACGAGGTGCTGCGCCTGTCGGCCATGGCCCGCGGCGACGTCGAGCCCAACCTTGCCGTGGTGCGCGCCAACTGGCAGATGTTCGTGAGCCCGACCGACTGGTCGTGGCGCCCCTTCTTCACGCTGTGGCGCTGGGACCAGCCGCCGCTGCGCCACGCCATCCGCGCGTCGCTGGCCATCGCCGCGGGCTACGCCATCGCGGTGTCGATGCCGTGGGGCTCGCACGACTACTGGATTCTGCTGACCATCGTGGTCGTGCTGCGCGGCAGCCTCTCGCAGACGCTGGAGCGGCGCAACGCGCGCGTGGCCGGCACGCTGCTGGGCTGCGTGCTCGCGGTGGGGCTGCTGTCGGCGCATCCGTCGGCGCTGGCGCTGCTGGCCATCGTGACCGTGGCGCAGGCCATCGCGCACAGCTTCGCGGTGCGGCGCTACCTCATCACCGCCGTGGCCGCCACCGTGCTGGGCCTGGTGCAGGCCCACATGCTGAACGTCGGCGTGGCGCCCATCTTCGCGCTGTTCGAGCGCATCGCCGACACGCTCATCGGCGCCGCGCTGGCCTGGGGCTTCTGCTATGTGCTGCCGTCATGGGAGCGCACGCAGATTCCGGCGCTGGTGGCGCGCGTGCTCACGGCGCAGGCCCGCCATGCGCGCCTGGCGCTCGGCCTGGGCCAGTTGCAGGCCATCGACAGCAGCCCCGAGCTCGAATGGCGGCTTGCGCGCCGCGAGGCCTACGACAGCCTCTCGGCGCTGGTGCAGGCCACGCAGCGTTCGCTCTCCGAACCGCGCGCGGTGCAGCCGCCGCTGGAGCCGCTCGAACACCTGCAGGCCCACAGCTACCAGCTGCTCGCGCAACTCAGCGCGGTCAAGTCGATGCTCGTGCTGCGCCGCGACCGCCTCACGCCGGGCGAGGTCGAAGGCCCCATCAGCCGCACCTCGCAACGAATCGAGGCCGCCATCGGAACTATGCCGACCACCGGCCCCTCTCACCCCGAGAGCAGCGGTTCCACCGCCGTCGGCGGACCGATTCCCCTGCCCGACCCGTTCGACAACGACATCAGCCCCTGGCTGCTGCGCCGCCTCGATCTGGCCACGGCCCTCGCCACGCAGCTGCGCGACGACGCGGCCCGCATTCTTCAACCACTGAACGAAACCACAGCACAAGCAAAGACGACCACCGCCTGATGATCAAAGAGATACTCGCCCACCCCTGGTTCGGCACATGGGTTGCCGCCCTGATCGCAGTTCCCCTTTCTCTTCTCGCGCACCGTATCGGCGGCCTTGTGTTGAGGCGGGTCACCCGCCCCGCCCCGACGATCCATTCGATGGTGGTCAGCTGCAATTCCGCGGCGCGGTTCGTGCTGCCGCTGCTGGCGCTCAACGTGGTGTGGCAGGGCGCGCCCGACAACCTGCAGTTCATCGGCAACGTGCGCCATCTCACCGGGCTGCTGTTGATCGCCTCAACCACCTGGCTCGCGGTCAGGGCCATCAGCGGCTTCGCCGAAGGCGTGCTGGCGCAGAACCCCTCCGACGTGGCCGACAACCTGCATGCGCGCCGCGTGCTCACGCAGACCCGCGTGCTCGCGCGCACCGCCATGACGGTGGTGCTGGTGGCCGGCGGCGCGATGATGCTCATGACCTTCCCCGGCGCGCGCCAGGTCGGCGCCAGCCTGCTGGCCTCCGCCGGCGTGATCGGCATCGTGGCCGGCCTGGCGGCCAAGCCGGTGTTCAGCAACCTCATCGCCGGCCTGCAGATCGCGCTGGCGCAGCCGATCCGCATCGACGACGTGCTGGTGGTCGAAGGCGAATGGGGCCGTGTCGAGGAGATCACCGGCACCTTCGTGGTCATCAAGATCTGGGACGAGCGCCGGCTGATCCTGCCGCTCACCTACTTCATCGAGAAGCCGTTCCAGAACTGGACGCGCCACTCGTCGCAGCTGCTGGGCGCGGTGTTCATCTACGCCGACTACGGCATGCCGCTCGCGCCGCTGCGCGAAGAGGTCGAGCGCATCGTGAAGTCTTCGCCCGAATGGGACGGCCGCTTCTTCAACCTGCGCGTGACCGACGCCACCGAGCGCACCATGCAGATCCGCGTGCTGTGCACCGCCGCCACCTCGGGCCTGGCCTTCGACCTGCGATGCAACGTGCGCGAAGGGCTGATCGACTTCATGCAGCGCGAGTACCCGCAGTTCCTGCCCAAGATGCGCATCGAGAGCGAAGGTGCGCAGGAGCAACAGCAGCAGCCGATGCTGTAAGCCTGTTGCCGTTGTTCAGGGCGCGATCACGCCGACGGGGTACCTTGCTCCGCGAATGCCCCCCGGCCTGCGGCCTCCTCCTTTATTTCGCTGCACAGGACGGCCATTCAAGCAGCGTGAACGCCCGCAGCAGCCATTCGACCGGGCCATAGGCAAAGCGCTGCATCCACCAGCGGCTCAGCAGCAGTTGCACCGCGAAAATGGAGAACGCAAACCCGAAGCTGGCGAGCGGCCCGACCGAGCCCATCAGCCGCAGTCCGTAAGCCAGGAAGATCCACGCGCACACCAGCGACTGCAGCAGGTAGTTGGACAGCGCCATGCGCCCCGCCGGCGCGAGCCACGCGACAAGCGCCCGCCCGCGCGGCGCCTGGAACAGCAGCACCAGCCCCGACGCATAGGCGGCGGTGAGGAAAGGCGCGGTGAGCAGGCCGAGCGCAAGGCCGACCACCTCGCGGCCGCCGTCGCCGGAGCGCGTGGTCGAGAGGGCATAGAACATGGCGCCCGGCACGCCGATGAGCAGCCCGCAGAAGAACAGGCGCTTGAACAACGGGCGGTGCGCGCCCGCATCCGCCAGCAGCAGGCCGCGCCGCCCGGCGATGAAGCCCGCCAAGAACATCGCCAGCGCCGTCGGTGCCTGCGCGAATGCGAGCACCACCCACACCTGCGCCAGCTCGCGCACATGCTGGGCGATGACCGTTGCAGGGGTGCCCCGGTAGGCTTCCAGCGCCGCGAAGGCCTCGGCATGAAGACTCAGGGTGTCGGCATCCACGCCCGTGCGCGTCATCAGGTAGCCGAGGCTGGCCCACAGCAGCGATGTGAGCAGCACCAGGCTGACCGCCCAGAACGCCATGACGCCGTCGCCGCGACGCCGCAGCAACAGCAGCACGCCGCCGATCACCGCGTAGGTCGTGAGGATGTCGCCGTGGTACAGCACCACCGCATGCAGCAGGCCCAGCACCCACAGCCCCGCCAGCCGCCGCAACATGCGCGGCGCGAAGGGCCTGCCGTCTCGCTCGGCCGACTGCATCTGCAACGTGAAGCTGTAGCCGAACAGGAACGAGAACAGCAGGTAGAACTTGGTCTCGAACAGCAAGGAGCGCGCGAACAGCGCCGCGCGCTCCACCGCCGACTGGGCCATCGGGTCGGACAGGCCCAGGCCGTAGAACGGCGACGAGAAGCTCGCGATGTTCACCACCAGGATGCCGAGCAGCGCGAAGCCGCGCAGGGCATCGACCAGCGGCTGCCGCTCGTGGGACGGAGGCACCGTGCTCATGCCGCCTCCACCGGGCGCAGGCTCATGACGGGCTTGCGCTTCTGCACGATGCCGTGGATGGTTTCCATCAGGAGCCGCGCGCCCTCGCCCGGCTCGCCGTTGCGCCGCACCGTGAGCCCCACCGGGCCTTCGGTGCTGCTGGTGTCGATGGCCACGCGCTCGAGCTCGCCGCGCGCCACAAAGCCTTCGACCGCACCCTGCGGCGCGAACCACACCGCATCGGAGCGCTGGAGCAGCCCGATGGCAAAGCTGGTGTCGGTCGCCTCCACCTGCCGGTTGGGCAGGGCCACGCCCTGCGCAATGAGAAAGGCGTCCGCCGTGTGGCGGATCAGCGAGCCCGACACCGGCAGCACCAGCGGGTAGCCGGCCAGCGCATCGAGCGCCGGCTTGCGCCGCGAGGCCAGCGGATGCCCCGGCCGCACCACCAGCAGCAAGGGTTCGCTGTAGAGATGCTCGAAGGCGAGATCGGCCATGGCCGAGGCCTGCGCGAGCCGGCCCAGCACAAGGTCGATTTCACCCTGGCGCAGCTGCGTCATCAACTGCGCGTTGATGCCGCTGACCACCCGCACGCGCAGCGCCGGATGCGAGGCATGCAGCAAAGCCACCGCCTCCGGCAGCAGGTTGGCCACCATGTTGGGCAGCGCGCCGACGGCCACGTGCAGTTGGTCGGCCTCGGGCATGTCCATGGCCAGGCCCAGGCCTTCGCTCAGCCCGCGCAGCGCAGACACGGCATGGCGCACCAGCACTTCGGCGGCCGGCGTGAGCTCGACGCCGCGGCGGCGCCGCAGCAGCAGCGGGCGGCCGATGATTTCTTCCAGCTCAGCCACGGTCTTGGACACCGCCGGTTGCGTGAGCGACAGCGCCTTGGCGGCGCGCACCAGGTTGCGCTCCTGCGCCACCATCACCAGGCATTGCAGGTGGCGCAGCTTCAGGCGCGCAAAGTTCATGGCTGACATCGGTCTTCCCTTGGAGCGACGGGCTTGCAAATATAACCAGCCGGAATACCTGGCAGAAGAGCTTTCAGTTGTGCCGGCCCCGCCGCCGGCCTAGAGTTGCCTCAGACAAGGAGACAAGCCAAGACATGAACACCGTTTTCAAGAACGCCCTGGGCGGCGCGCGCCGCCGCTTTGCTGTAGCTGCTGCCTGTGCGGCGCTGCTGCCGCTGGGCTTCAGCGCCACGGCGGCGCAGGCGGCCGACGCCCCCTACCCGGCCAAGGCGGTGAAGCTGCTCACCAACTTCCCGGCCGGCGGCCCCATCGACATCCTCGCCCGCGCGCTGGCCGACGCGCTGCAGAAAGACCTGAAGCAGCCCTTCATCGTCGACAACCGCCCCGGCGCGGGCGGCAACATCGGCGCCGACCTGGTGGCCAAGAGCCCGGCCGACGGCTACACGGTGCTGCTGGGCATCGACACCACCTTCACCATCAACCCGCACCTCTATGCGTCGATGCCCTTCGCGGCCAAGGACCTGAAGCCGCTGATGATCTTCAGCTCGTCGGGCCTGAGCTTTGGCGTGGCGGGCAACGTGAAGGCGAAGACGCTGCCCGAGTTCATCGCGCAGGCCAAGGCCGAGCGCGCCACCTTCAGCTCGGCCGGCAACGGCAGCCCGGGCCACATCGCCGCCGAGATCTTCGCGAGCGAGACCGGCGCGAAGATCACGCACGTGCCCTACAAGGGCAACGCGCCGGCGGTGCTGGCGCTGATGGGCGACGAAGTGCAGGCCGGCATCCTCGCCACGCCGGGGCTGCTGCCGCAGGTGCAGTCGGGCAAGCTGCGCGCCCTGGCCGTGACCGGCCGCCAGCGCTCGCCACTGCTGCCGCAGGTGCCCACCGTGGGCGAACTGGGGCTGAAGAACCTGGAGTTCGAGGTGCTCTACCTCGCGATGGTGCCGGCCGCCACGCCCGAGCCCGTGATGCAGACACTGCGCACGTCGCTTCAGAAGGCAATGGCGCTGCCCGAGGTCAAGTCGCGCCTTGCCACGCTCGACATGGTGCCCCTCGGAGAAACCGGCGCCGCCGCCAGCGACCACCTGACCGCCAGCCTTGCGCGCTACGGCCGCATCGTCAAGGCCACCGGCATGAAGGTCGACTGAACAGGGGCATGAGCGCCACACCTGGGTAAACCAGGGCAATGGTTGATTTGAACAATCGAATGCAGCGTCTTCAGAATCGTCCGCAACCGCGGACATCGCGGTCACACTCATTGGCCATTGCCTGAACCGAAGAAGACAAGGACCTGCACATCATGCTGCCGACCCACTCCCTCACCCGCCGCGCCACCCACCGCCTCGTCGGCATGCTGGCCGTAGCCGGCTTCACGGCGGCTTTTGCCACCGGTGCCGCCGCCCAGGCCAAGCTGGACACCCCGCTGCACATCGTGGTCGGGTATGCGCCCGGCGGCGCCACCGACCGCGTGGCGCGCGTGGTGGCCGACAAGCTCGGCACCAAGCTGGGCGTGGCGGTCATCGTCGACAACAAGCCCGGCGCGGGCGGCCGCCTCGCGGCGCAGCAGGTGAAGGTCACGCCGGCCAACCAGAACGTGCTGATGCTCGCCAACCCCGCCGTCATGGTGGTGGCGCCGCTGGTCTTCAAGGACAACAACTACGACCCCGACCGCGACTTCGTGCCCGTGTCGCACGTCAACGACTACGACTTCGCGCTCGCCGTGTCGCCCACCCTGCCGGTGCGCGAACTGAGCCACCTGCTCGCATGGATGCGCGCCAACCCCGACCAGGCCAACGTGGGCGTGCCCGCCACCGGCAGCCTGCCGCACTTCTTCGGGCTCATGGTGGGCGAGAAGGCCAAGGTGCAGACCCAGGTGATCGGCTACCGCGGCTCCGCGCCGCTGCTGAACGACCTGATCGGCGGGCAGGTGCCCATTGCCGTCGACACCGAAGACGTGGTGCTGCCGCAGCACGCGGCGGGCAAGCTGCGCATCCTGGCGCTGTCGGGCGCCAAGCGCTCGCCGTTCGCGCCGAACATTCCCACCTTCAAGGAAGCCGGCCTCGACCTGGCCGCCACCGGCTGGAACACATTCTTCGCGCCGACCACCATGCCCAAGGCCAAGGTCGAGCAGCTGGCCACCGCCATCCGCGAAGTCATGCAAGACCCGGACACGCAACGCAAGTTCAAGGACTCCGGCATGACGCCCGTGGTCAGCACCCAGGCGCAGACCGTGGCCATGCTGAAGGCCTACCGCACGCAGTGGGCGCCGGTCGTCCAGAAGTCCGGCTACCAGCCCTGAAGAAAAAGAACTCCAGGAGATATATGACCAGACCCAACATCATCTTCATCGTGGCCGACGACCTCGGCTATGCCGACCTCGGCTGCTACGGCGGGCGCGATGCCGCCTTCGGCCCCGTGTCGCCCGTGCTCGACGGCCTGGCCGCCAACGGCCTGAAGCTCACGCAGGGCTACGCCAACTCGCCCGTGTGCTCGCCCACCCGCTTCGGCATGATCACCGGCCGCTACCAGTACCGCCTGCGCGGCGCGGCCGAAGAGCCCATCAACAGCAAGAGCCGCGGCAGCACCACCCTGGGCCTGCCGACCGACCACCCCACCCTGCCCTCGTTGCTGAAGGCCAGCGGCTACCAGACCGCCCTCATCGGCAAATGGCACCTGGGCTACCCGCCCAGCTTCGGGCCGCTGCGCTCTGGGTACGACGAATTCTTCGGGCCCATGTCGGGCGGCGTCGACTACTTCACGCATTGCGACTCCACCGGCCGCCACGACCTGTGGTTCGGCGAAGAAGACAAGGTCGAAGAGGGCTACCTCACCGACATCCTCTCCAAGCGCGCAGTCGACTACGTCGACCGCATGGCAGAACTCCAGAAGAAAGAGGACGACGCGCCCTTCTTCCTGAGCCTGCACTACACCGCGCCCCACTGGCCGTGGGAAACCCGCGACGACGCGGCCAAGGCGCCGAACATCAAGGACAACCTGTTCGACCTGGCCGGCGGCAACATTCATGTGTACCGCCGCATGATCCATCACATGGACGAAGGCATCGGCTGGATCATGGCCGCGCTGGAAAAGCACGGCATGGCCGACAACACCCTGGTGGTGTTCACCAGCGACAACGGCGGCGAACGCTTCTCCGACAACTGGCCGCTGGTCGGCGGCAAGATGGACCTGACCGAAGGCGGCATCCGCGTGCCATGGATCGCCCACTGGCCCGCCGTGATCGGCAAGGGCGGCGAAAGCCCGCAGCTGTGCATGACCATGGACTGGTCGGCCACCATGCTCGACGCGGCCGGCGTGGCCGCGCACCCGGACTATCCGCTGGACGGCGTTTCGCTGATGCCCGTGCTCAAGGACGCGTCGAAGAGCTTCCGCCGCCCGCTGCACTGGCGCATGAACCATCGCGGACAAGAAGCGCTGCGCGACGGCGACTGGAAGTACCTGAAGGTGGACGGGAACGAGTACCTGTTCAACATCCCTGGGGATGAACGCGAGCGGGCTAATCTGGCGAAAAAGGAGCCTGAACGACTCGCTGCGATGCGGGCGGATTGGGCGGCTTGGAATGCGACTATGCCGGCTATTCCGGAGGATGCGACTGTGAGTTTGGGGTACTCGGTTAAGGATATGCCGCAGAGGTGACGGGCGGCAGCAAAGAGTGCCGTCGCAGTGCACGCGTGCGGCGCCGACGCCGACGCCGACGCCGACGCCGATTTGGACCAAATTAGTGACTCTGATCGCTCCGCCCTCTCCCAGTCCGTGGTCAAGGCATTTCATACCCATTGAATGACTGCTCAAGACGGCGGAATCAACCGATCGATGCAACAGTTTGACTAACCGCTTGTTGCCTTCGCGAAAGTCACGTTACCAAAGTACCCCCGGGTTCGGCGAAAACAGCCGCCGCATCTAGAGAGCATCAGGCGCAGACGTCAAGGCCTTGTAGATTTCGCCGTAATTCGCCGCCCGTCGAACTTCGCCCAAGAGCATGTCGCAGTCTGGAACCTTGGCCCTGACCCGCCGCACGCTCTCGAGCGTGCGCTTGTCAACATAAGTGACGTCCGCATAGGGCGCCAAGCAAAGCAGGTGCACATCATTCAAGTCACTGCCCTTTCGCTCCGGCTGGTCGTGCCCATGAACCCGCATGCCGTCCTCGATTACGGTGATCGGCAGGCGATTCCGCCTCGCCGTACGTTTTAGAGCGCGCCAGGGCAGCGCATCAGCATCGGCCACCATACGCAGCCGCTGATGGAAGACCAGCAGATCCTGCATCTCGCCGAAAGTCGCATCGCGATCGATGTCCTCGGGTTCGTGACCTGCGCTCAGTAGAAGCTGAATCACAGGTGGCACGATGTGGCTCCAAGGGCCCTGCAATGGCACCTGAGATGCAATTTCCGCGATGAACTGCCCCGCCAACGCGTCGGGATCCGCAATTCGCTTGTCTCCACGGGTGGCGATCTCGCGCGCCAGCGCCTGTCGTTGATGTAACAGTGCCCGACCCACGTCCCCAGGCGCGCGAAACGAGGCCTGCTCCAAATCTTTGATCCGGACGTGGTCAACGTTCGCCGCGCGCCATTTGGAGATTGCGGCTACACGCCTGGCGTTCTCTTGCTGAGCGTTCAAGGCCTCCCGCAGATGGCGCCAGTCCTTGAAGATGTCGGGAAGTGCATCCGCGCCGGAACCGAACGAAAAAATACGGGGGCGCGTCAGCTCGCGTACGCCATGCACATCAGCGTCGGGGAAGTCATAGGCCGCGCAGACTTCCATTCGCCAAGCATCGAACACAGAGCCTGGACCTGCCTCCTTAGATCGGATCCACGCCAACAACGGCCAACTCTGAATGAAGCGCAGACGCTCGTCCACCAACGAATCATCTCGATGCTGCATGAGCTCCTGCACCTGATGCCAGCTGAGCAGCAACACCCACCCGCGCTCAATGAGCCGCGGAACGAACGAACGTGCCGCCTCCTGTCGACTGCGGACCGGGGACGCCCAATCGAGGGCCAATCCCGCTAGATGCGACGAGTCCATTGCGAAGAAGCGCGTGCGAAGGACTGGGCTGGCGGGGGTCATGTGGACATCCGACCTGCTGACTCGCGCTGAACATCCATGACGACCTCTTCGCCATCAAACCAGCCCTGATTGATAACAAAGC includes the following:
- a CDS encoding DUF418 domain-containing protein, with protein sequence MSTVPPSHERQPLVDALRGFALLGILVVNIASFSSPFYGLGLSDPMAQSAVERAALFARSLLFETKFYLLFSFLFGYSFTLQMQSAERDGRPFAPRMLRRLAGLWVLGLLHAVVLYHGDILTTYAVIGGVLLLLRRRGDGVMAFWAVSLVLLTSLLWASLGYLMTRTGVDADTLSLHAEAFAALEAYRGTPATVIAQHVRELAQVWVVLAFAQAPTALAMFLAGFIAGRRGLLLADAGAHRPLFKRLFFCGLLIGVPGAMFYALSTTRSGDGGREVVGLALGLLTAPFLTAAYASGLVLLFQAPRGRALVAWLAPAGRMALSNYLLQSLVCAWIFLAYGLRLMGSVGPLASFGFAFSIFAVQLLLSRWWMQRFAYGPVEWLLRAFTLLEWPSCAAK
- a CDS encoding Bug family tripartite tricarboxylate transporter substrate binding protein → MLPTHSLTRRATHRLVGMLAVAGFTAAFATGAAAQAKLDTPLHIVVGYAPGGATDRVARVVADKLGTKLGVAVIVDNKPGAGGRLAAQQVKVTPANQNVLMLANPAVMVVAPLVFKDNNYDPDRDFVPVSHVNDYDFALAVSPTLPVRELSHLLAWMRANPDQANVGVPATGSLPHFFGLMVGEKAKVQTQVIGYRGSAPLLNDLIGGQVPIAVDTEDVVLPQHAAGKLRILALSGAKRSPFAPNIPTFKEAGLDLAATGWNTFFAPTTMPKAKVEQLATAIREVMQDPDTQRKFKDSGMTPVVSTQAQTVAMLKAYRTQWAPVVQKSGYQP
- a CDS encoding sulfatase family protein, whose translation is MTRPNIIFIVADDLGYADLGCYGGRDAAFGPVSPVLDGLAANGLKLTQGYANSPVCSPTRFGMITGRYQYRLRGAAEEPINSKSRGSTTLGLPTDHPTLPSLLKASGYQTALIGKWHLGYPPSFGPLRSGYDEFFGPMSGGVDYFTHCDSTGRHDLWFGEEDKVEEGYLTDILSKRAVDYVDRMAELQKKEDDAPFFLSLHYTAPHWPWETRDDAAKAPNIKDNLFDLAGGNIHVYRRMIHHMDEGIGWIMAALEKHGMADNTLVVFTSDNGGERFSDNWPLVGGKMDLTEGGIRVPWIAHWPAVIGKGGESPQLCMTMDWSATMLDAAGVAAHPDYPLDGVSLMPVLKDASKSFRRPLHWRMNHRGQEALRDGDWKYLKVDGNEYLFNIPGDERERANLAKKEPERLAAMRADWAAWNATMPAIPEDATVSLGYSVKDMPQR
- a CDS encoding Bug family tripartite tricarboxylate transporter substrate binding protein, with translation MNTVFKNALGGARRRFAVAAACAALLPLGFSATAAQAADAPYPAKAVKLLTNFPAGGPIDILARALADALQKDLKQPFIVDNRPGAGGNIGADLVAKSPADGYTVLLGIDTTFTINPHLYASMPFAAKDLKPLMIFSSSGLSFGVAGNVKAKTLPEFIAQAKAERATFSSAGNGSPGHIAAEIFASETGAKITHVPYKGNAPAVLALMGDEVQAGILATPGLLPQVQSGKLRALAVTGRQRSPLLPQVPTVGELGLKNLEFEVLYLAMVPAATPEPVMQTLRTSLQKAMALPEVKSRLATLDMVPLGETGAAASDHLTASLARYGRIVKATGMKVD
- the pcaQ gene encoding pca operon transcription factor PcaQ, translated to MSAMNFARLKLRHLQCLVMVAQERNLVRAAKALSLTQPAVSKTVAELEEIIGRPLLLRRRRGVELTPAAEVLVRHAVSALRGLSEGLGLAMDMPEADQLHVAVGALPNMVANLLPEAVALLHASHPALRVRVVSGINAQLMTQLRQGEIDLVLGRLAQASAMADLAFEHLYSEPLLLVVRPGHPLASRRKPALDALAGYPLVLPVSGSLIRHTADAFLIAQGVALPNRQVEATDTSFAIGLLQRSDAVWFAPQGAVEGFVARGELERVAIDTSSTEGPVGLTVRRNGEPGEGARLLMETIHGIVQKRKPVMSLRPVEAA
- a CDS encoding mechanosensitive ion channel family protein translates to MIKEILAHPWFGTWVAALIAVPLSLLAHRIGGLVLRRVTRPAPTIHSMVVSCNSAARFVLPLLALNVVWQGAPDNLQFIGNVRHLTGLLLIASTTWLAVRAISGFAEGVLAQNPSDVADNLHARRVLTQTRVLARTAMTVVLVAGGAMMLMTFPGARQVGASLLASAGVIGIVAGLAAKPVFSNLIAGLQIALAQPIRIDDVLVVEGEWGRVEEITGTFVVIKIWDERRLILPLTYFIEKPFQNWTRHSSQLLGAVFIYADYGMPLAPLREEVERIVKSSPEWDGRFFNLRVTDATERTMQIRVLCTAATSGLAFDLRCNVREGLIDFMQREYPQFLPKMRIESEGAQEQQQQPML
- a CDS encoding FUSC family protein, with the translated sequence MLGPRAAHRVRAALRIALSHYVASGLTVALGLLFISGGIHLWLGTLAASTAATGVIVTAPPDLPGPRRGKFFQMLPAPLIGLPLFFAVQMLHTAPIRLGLLLVPATFMAFLAMAWGKRGIPIAIAVMFSMIFSMATQTPRDMADAIERTWHFGLGAGLYVIWATLANLLLNGRFRTQSMADVLYSLAALMRTEAGQFLPHDDTRDVRDTPAPVLGQLLREQAALADQLQATRDIVLESPRTPRRQRLAAMLVIVLEMRDQLLASELDLDTLRAHPAHAAALIEMREVLEELADETIALADALLMRRHPAAVADRRPRLAAIHVSADDSASTHGGGGHIGPTAAMLARGLASRIGHINDEVLRLSAMARGDVEPNLAVVRANWQMFVSPTDWSWRPFFTLWRWDQPPLRHAIRASLAIAAGYAIAVSMPWGSHDYWILLTIVVVLRGSLSQTLERRNARVAGTLLGCVLAVGLLSAHPSALALLAIVTVAQAIAHSFAVRRYLITAVAATVLGLVQAHMLNVGVAPIFALFERIADTLIGAALAWGFCYVLPSWERTQIPALVARVLTAQARHARLALGLGQLQAIDSSPELEWRLARREAYDSLSALVQATQRSLSEPRAVQPPLEPLEHLQAHSYQLLAQLSAVKSMLVLRRDRLTPGEVEGPISRTSQRIEAAIGTMPTTGPSHPESSGSTAVGGPIPLPDPFDNDISPWLLRRLDLATALATQLRDDAARILQPLNETTAQAKTTTA